The Kineosporia corallincola region GATGTTCGGCGGTTTCTACTTCTGGTGGCCGAAACTCACCGGGCGCATGCTCGACGAGACGCTCGGCAAGGTGCACTTCTGGCTGACCTTCATCGGTTTCCACACCACCTTCCTGATCCAGCACTGGCTGGGGGTGCAGGGCATGCCCCGGCGTTACGCCGACTACCTGCCCGAAGACGGGTTCGAGCTGCAAAACCGGATCTCCACGGTGGGCTCGCTGGTGCTGGCCGTCTCGCTGGTGCCGTTCCTGGTCAACATCTACCGCACCGCCCGCAAGCCCTACGAGCAGCTGCCCGACGACCCGTGGGGCTACGCCGCCTCGCTGGAGTGGGCCACCGGCAGTCCGCCGCCCCGGCACAACTTCCGGCTTCTGCCCCGGATCCGTTCCGAGCGACCGGCATTCGACCTGCACCACCCCGAGGTGGCGGCCCGTGACCGGCCCGACGACTCAGCGGGCCCGTCCGACCACTCGCAGCTGCACGAGCGCGGTCCCGGCCTGAACCCGGAGCACCCGCAGGAGGGTGCGGGCAACCGCGGCGTCGAGCGGTGATCGCCCACCGGATGCGCTAACGTCGGCCGGGTGCCGGAACAACGTGACAGCACCTCGACCCTGGCGGATCTGCGCACGGTGCAAGACAATCGGCGTGGCCGGGTGATCCGCCGCACCACCGTCGCCGTCCTCACTGTGTTCGTCCTCGTCGGTGCGGGCGGGCTGCTGGGGGTGCGATCCGGCACCACCGCGTCGTCCATGAACGGATACACCCTGTCGGTGACCCACGCCCGCATCTCCCGCGCCGGGCTGGACACCCCGTGGCGCGTGACCGTGCGCCACCCGGGCGGTTTCGCCGGCCCGGTCACCCTGGCCACCGACATCACCTACTTCGCCATGTTCGAGTCCCAGGGCTTCACCCCGGAACCGGACTCCGAGACCACCGGCGGGCGCTATCTGTACCAGGACTTCGCCGCGCCACCGGGAGACACCCTGACCGTCGAGTTCGACGCCTACGTGCAGCCTTCCGCGCAGCACGGCGAGAAGGCCGAGACCGTGCTGATCGTCGGGGGTCAGGAGATCACCCGGGTCGGTTACCGCACCAGGCTGGTGCCGTGATGGAGATCGTCGTGCGGGCCGCCGTGGTCTGGCTCTTCCTCTGGGTCATCACCCGCGCCGTGGGCCGGGCCACGCTGGGCGAGCTGAGCACCTTCCAGCTCATCCTGTTCGTGACGATGGGAGACATGGTTCAGCAGGGGGTGACCCAGCAGGACTACTCGGTCACCGGGGCCCTGCTGGCGGTCTCCACCTTCGCCGTGATCACGGTCGCCGTCTCGTACGCCAACCAGCGCTGGCGCCCGCTGCTGCCGATCACCCACGGCGTGCCGATCATCGTCGTGCGCAACGGCCAGCCCGATCTGAAAGCCCTGAACGGCGAACGGATGTCGGTGAACGATCTGTTCGCCGCCGCCCGCGAGCAGGGCATCCGGCGGATCGCGGACGTCGAGCTGGCCGTGCTGGAGGCCAACGGCAAGGTCTCGTTCTTCACCGAGAGCGACGACGGCAGCAGCGGGGCGCCGGATCCGCCGGAGGCCGGCTGACCCTTGTCATCCGCACGACGCCGTGCCTAGCGTGCTGCCGCAGCCACTCGAGGAGGAGTCACCGTGCAGCTGGTCAAGGCCGATGTCGTCGTCACCAGTCCCGACCGCAACTTCGTCACGCTCCGGCTGGAGACCGACGACGGGCTGGTGGGTCTGGGGGACGGCACGCTGAACGGCCGGGAGCTGGCCGTGGTGGCCTACCTGACCGAGCACGTGGTGCCGCTGCTGATCGGGCGGGACGCGAGCCGGATCGAAGACACCTGGCAGTTCCTCTACCGCAGCGCCTACTGGCGGCGGGGGCCGGTGACCATGGCGGCGATCGCGGCCGTCGACATCGCGCTGTGGGACATCAAGGCGAAGGCCGCCGGGATGCCGTTGTACCAGTTGCTCGGCGGGGCATCGCGGACCGGCCTGCTGGCCTACGGGCACGCCTCGGGCAAGGAGCTGCCCGAGCTGTTCGACAGCATCCGGGCGCACCAGGAGCAGGGCTACCGGGCGATCCGGGTGCAGACCGGCGTCCCCGGCCTGAAGTCGATCTACGGCATCGCCTCCAACGCCACCTACCAGGAGGGCGTGCGCTACGACCACGAGCCGGCCCAGCGCGGTGACCTGCCGTCCGAGGAGGACTGGGACACCCGCTCCTACCTGCGGCACGTGCCGGGCGTGTTCGAGGCCGTGCGCAACGAGTTCGGCGCGGAGGTGCCGCTGCTGCACGACTCCCACCACCGGCTCACCCCGATCCAGGCCGCCCGGCTGGGGAGGTCACTGGAGCCGTACGACCTGTTCTGGCTGGAAGACGTGACGCCGGCGGAGAACCAGGAGGCGCTGCGGCTGGTGCGGCAGCACACCACCACGCCGCTGGCGATCGGCGAGATCTTCAACACCGTGTGGGACTACCAGCTGATCATCCGCGAGCAGCTGATCGACTACGTGCGCAGCGCCGTCACCCACACCGGGGGGATCACGCACCTGAAGAAGGTGCTGGACCACGCGAGCCAGTACCAGATCAAGTCCGGCATGCACGGCCCGACAGACATCTCGCCGGTGGGGCTGGCCGCGCAGCTGCATCTGGGACTGGCGATCCACAACTTCGGCATTCAGGAGTACATGCAGCACGGGGCGCGCACCAACGAGGTGTTCGAGCAGTCGTTCACGTTCCGCGAGGGGATGCTGCACCCGGGCGAGCAGCCGGGGCTGGGAGTGACGCTGAACCAGGAGGAGGCCGCGAAACACCCCTACCAGCGCGCCTATCTGCCGTTCAACCGGCTGGCGGACGGCACCGTGCACGACTGGTGAGACGCAGCGGGATCAGCGCGGGACGACGATCTTCTGCCGGGCCGGCCCGGCCACCTCGCGTGGGCGGGGCTCGGGCAGGCTGCCGGTCACGATGAACTGCACCTGGTGGGCGATGGTGACGGTGTGGTCGCCGTACCGCTCGTAGAACCGGGCGATCAGGGTGAGGTCGACGGCCGGTTCCACGCCGTGCTCCCAGTCCGGTTCGAGCAGGCTGGACAGCAGGGTGCGGTGCAGGTGGTCGAGCCGGTCGTCCACGCCGATCAGCTCGTTCACCAGGCCGATGTCGTGGCTCTCGAGCAGGGCGTGGGTGAGCGCGGCCAGGCGCACGGCCACCGATCCCATGTCCAGCACCAGGGCGCGGGAGTCGCCCGGGGCCACCGGGCGCGGGTAGCGCATGCGCACGAGTTTGGCCACGTGCCGGGCCAGGTCGCCCATCCGCTCCAGGTCGGCGCCCACCCGTAGGGCGGCCAGCAGCATGCGCAGGTCGGTGGCGACCGGGGCCCGCCGGGCGATGATGTGCAGCAGCCGTTCTTCCAGCTCGTGGTGCAGGGCGTCGATGGCCGGGTCGCCGTCAATGACCCGCTGGGCCAGGGCCACGTCGCAGGCGGCGAGCGAGGCGGTGGCGTCGCCGGCGGCCTCGCCGGCCAGCTCGCACATCCGCAGCAGAATCTCGTCGACCCGGTGCAGATCGGCCTCGAACGTGTGACGGATGCCCGGCATGGCATGAACTCCCCGTGTGTTTCCCGGCTGGTAACCGGTTTTCGGTCACAGCCCGGCCATCGGCTACCGCCGGTGCTGGCCGGTCGGCGCGCGATCGGGTCATTGTGGCAGATCCCCGGTTGACGGCATCCCGGAAACGCCTACAGCTGTCTCGAATGGCGTGCCCCGTGTCGCAGCGCGACTGTTGAGCTGTCGACGACCGGTAAACAGAGCCCGCGCCGCCGGATCACAACATGCTGGGGTGATGACGACGTGGGTGTGAGGACGTGGCTGGGTGCCTGGCCGGCCTACCGGCAGGTCACCGGGACGGACGTGTGGGGTCGCGGCCGGGCGGCCCGCTCCGGGCGCACCGCGGAGCTGATGCCGCGCACCGCCACCGCTGACCGCGTGGTGAAGTCGGTCTGCCCGTACTGCGCCGTCGGATGCGCCCAGGACGTTTATGTCAAGGACGAGCGGGTCGTGCAGATCGAGGGTGACCCGGACTCCCCGGTCAGTCGCGGTCGGCTCTGCCCGAAGGGCTCCGCCACCCTCCAGCTGACCACGGGCGACGCGCGGGAACGGCATGTTCTGTACCGTCGTCCCCACGCATCCGACTGGGAAAGACTCGACCTGGGAACGGCTCTGGAGATGGTCGCGGACCGGGTGATCGAGAGCCGTCGCCAGGGCTGGCAGTGGGACGACGAGGACGGCCGCCGGGTGCGGCGCACGATGGGCGTCGCCAGTCTGGGCGGTGCCACCCTCGACAACGAGGAGAACTACCTGATCAAGAAACTGATGACGGCGCTGGGCGTGGTGCAGGTGGAGAACCAGGCCCGGATCTGTCACAGTTCCACGGTCGTCGGGCTGGGGACGAGTTTCGGCCGGGGCGGGTCCACCACCTGTCTCCAGGACCTCCAGAACGCCGACTGCATCGTGATCCAGGGCTCCAACTTCGCCGAGGCACACCCGGTCGGCTTCCAGTGGGTGATGGAGGCGAAAGCGCGCGGTGCCACCATCATTCACGTCGACCCACGGTTCACCCGCACCAGCGCGCTGGCCCATCACCATGTGCCGATCCGGGCCGGCAGCGACATCGCCCTGCTCGGCGGCATCATCCGGCACGTGCTGGAGAACGAGCTGTACTTCCGCGACTACGTGCTGAACTACACCAACGCGGCCACGCTGGTGACCGAGGACTTCCGGGACACCGAGGACCTGGACGGGCTGTTCTCCGGGTTCGACGCGGGCGAGCGGGCCTACGACCAGTCCTCGTGGCAGTACGAGGGCATGGACGTGGCCGCGGCCTCGGGGGAACGGGACAAGAGCGGGGACGACGGAAACCGGCCGATCTCCAGCGCCGCGCACGGGGAGTCGCACGGCTCCGGCGGTCCCGCGCTGAAGGGCACCCCCGTCCGCGACGAGACACTGCGCCACCCGCGCAGCGTGTTCCAGGTGCTACGGCGCCACTACGCCCGCTACACGCCGGACATGGTGCACGAGGTGTGCGGCGTGCCGCCCGAGCAGTTCGCGCTGATCTGCGACGCGCTGACGGCCAACTCCGGCCCGGAGCGCACCAGCGCGTTCGCCTACGCGGTGGGCTGGACCCAGCACACGGTGGGCTCGCAGTACATCCGCGCGGCGAGCGTCCTTCAGCTGCTGCTGGGCAACATCGGCCGCCCGGGCGGTGGCATCATGGCGCTGCGCGGGCACGCCAGCATCCAGGGCAGCAGCGACATCCCGACGCTGTTCGACCTGCTCCCCGGCTACCTGCCGATGCCGCACGCGCACCAGCACGAGAGCCTCGACTCCTACGTCGAGAACGACTCCGCGCAGCGCGGTTTCTGGGCTGACATGCGCTCCTACACGGTCAGCCTGCTGAAGGAGTACTTCGGTGCGGCGGCCACCGCCGAGAACGACTTCTGCTTCGACCACCTGCCGCGGATCACCGGTTCGCACAGCACCTACGAGACCGTGCGGGCGCAGATCGACGGGGTGTGCAAGGGCTACTTCCTGATGGGGGAGAACCCGGCGGTCGGCTCGGCCAACGCCCGGCTCCAGCGGCTCGGCCTGGCCAACCTGGAATGGCTTGTGGTGCGCGACTTCTCACTGATCGAGAGCGCGACCTGGTGGAAGGACGGGCCGGAGATCGCGAGCGGCGAGATGCGCACCGAGGAGATCGCCACCGAGGTGTTCTTCTTCCCCGCCGCCGCGCACACCGAGAAGGACGGCACCTTCACCAACACCAACCGCATGCTGCAATGGCACGCGAAGGCCGTCGAGCCGCGCGACGACCAGCGCAGCGACCTGTGGTTCACCTATCACCTGGGCCGGCTGATCCGGCGGAAACTGGCCGGGTCGACCGACGAGATGGACGAGCCGGTGCGCGATCTGAACTGGGACCTGCCCTGCTCGGACACGGGCGAGCCGGACGCCGAGGAGGTGCTGCGCCGGATCAGCGGGAAGGGCCCGCACGGTCAGCTGAGCGCCTACACCGAGCTGAAGGACGACGGTTCCACCAGCTGCGGCTGCTGGATCTACTGCGGGGTGTTCGCGGACGACGTGAACCAGTCAGCCCGGCGTACCCCGCGCACCGACGACAACTGGCTCGGCCTGGACTGGGGCTGGGCCTGGCCGGCCAACCGCCGCATCCTCTACAACCGGGCCAGCGCCGCGCCCGACGGCACCCCGTGGAGCTCGCGGAAACGCCTGGTCTGGTGGGATCCCGGGCAGCAGCGCTGGACCGGCGACGACGTGCCCGACTTCGTGCCGGACAAACGGCCGGACTACGTGCCGCCCGAGGACGCCACCGGCGGTGACGGGCTGGCCGGCAACGATCCGTTCATCATGCAGGCCGACGGCAAGGGCTGGCTGTACGCGCCGTCCGGTCTGGTCGACGGCCCGATGCCGACACACTACGAACCGCAGGACACGCCGGTGGCCAGCCCGTTGTACCGGCAGAGCCGAAACCCGGTGCGGGAGATCCAGAAACCGCATCCGGACAACCGGTTCCACCCGCAGGCGTCACCGGTCTACCCGTTCGTGGTGACCACCTACCGGCTCACCGAGCACTTCACCGCCGGTGGGATGTCGCGCTGGTCGCCCTATCTGGCCGAACTCCAGCCCGAGCTGTTCTGCGAGGTGTCGCCCGAGCTGGCCCGGCTGAGGGGGCTGCACAACGGCGGCTGGGCCACGGTGATCACGGCCCGCGCCGCGGTGGAGACCCGGGTGCTGGTGACCGACCGGATGGCGCCATTACGCCTGGGGG contains the following coding sequences:
- the phoU gene encoding phosphate signaling complex protein PhoU, whose protein sequence is MPGIRHTFEADLHRVDEILLRMCELAGEAAGDATASLAACDVALAQRVIDGDPAIDALHHELEERLLHIIARRAPVATDLRMLLAALRVGADLERMGDLARHVAKLVRMRYPRPVAPGDSRALVLDMGSVAVRLAALTHALLESHDIGLVNELIGVDDRLDHLHRTLLSSLLEPDWEHGVEPAVDLTLIARFYERYGDHTVTIAHQVQFIVTGSLPEPRPREVAGPARQKIVVPR
- a CDS encoding DUF421 domain-containing protein, whose protein sequence is MEIVVRAAVVWLFLWVITRAVGRATLGELSTFQLILFVTMGDMVQQGVTQQDYSVTGALLAVSTFAVITVAVSYANQRWRPLLPITHGVPIIVVRNGQPDLKALNGERMSVNDLFAAAREQGIRRIADVELAVLEANGKVSFFTESDDGSSGAPDPPEAG
- the manD gene encoding D-mannonate dehydratase ManD; this encodes MQLVKADVVVTSPDRNFVTLRLETDDGLVGLGDGTLNGRELAVVAYLTEHVVPLLIGRDASRIEDTWQFLYRSAYWRRGPVTMAAIAAVDIALWDIKAKAAGMPLYQLLGGASRTGLLAYGHASGKELPELFDSIRAHQEQGYRAIRVQTGVPGLKSIYGIASNATYQEGVRYDHEPAQRGDLPSEEDWDTRSYLRHVPGVFEAVRNEFGAEVPLLHDSHHRLTPIQAARLGRSLEPYDLFWLEDVTPAENQEALRLVRQHTTTPLAIGEIFNTVWDYQLIIREQLIDYVRSAVTHTGGITHLKKVLDHASQYQIKSGMHGPTDISPVGLAAQLHLGLAIHNFGIQEYMQHGARTNEVFEQSFTFREGMLHPGEQPGLGVTLNQEEAAKHPYQRAYLPFNRLADGTVHDW
- the fdh gene encoding formate dehydrogenase; this encodes MGVRTWLGAWPAYRQVTGTDVWGRGRAARSGRTAELMPRTATADRVVKSVCPYCAVGCAQDVYVKDERVVQIEGDPDSPVSRGRLCPKGSATLQLTTGDARERHVLYRRPHASDWERLDLGTALEMVADRVIESRRQGWQWDDEDGRRVRRTMGVASLGGATLDNEENYLIKKLMTALGVVQVENQARICHSSTVVGLGTSFGRGGSTTCLQDLQNADCIVIQGSNFAEAHPVGFQWVMEAKARGATIIHVDPRFTRTSALAHHHVPIRAGSDIALLGGIIRHVLENELYFRDYVLNYTNAATLVTEDFRDTEDLDGLFSGFDAGERAYDQSSWQYEGMDVAAASGERDKSGDDGNRPISSAAHGESHGSGGPALKGTPVRDETLRHPRSVFQVLRRHYARYTPDMVHEVCGVPPEQFALICDALTANSGPERTSAFAYAVGWTQHTVGSQYIRAASVLQLLLGNIGRPGGGIMALRGHASIQGSSDIPTLFDLLPGYLPMPHAHQHESLDSYVENDSAQRGFWADMRSYTVSLLKEYFGAAATAENDFCFDHLPRITGSHSTYETVRAQIDGVCKGYFLMGENPAVGSANARLQRLGLANLEWLVVRDFSLIESATWWKDGPEIASGEMRTEEIATEVFFFPAAAHTEKDGTFTNTNRMLQWHAKAVEPRDDQRSDLWFTYHLGRLIRRKLAGSTDEMDEPVRDLNWDLPCSDTGEPDAEEVLRRISGKGPHGQLSAYTELKDDGSTSCGCWIYCGVFADDVNQSARRTPRTDDNWLGLDWGWAWPANRRILYNRASAAPDGTPWSSRKRLVWWDPGQQRWTGDDVPDFVPDKRPDYVPPEDATGGDGLAGNDPFIMQADGKGWLYAPSGLVDGPMPTHYEPQDTPVASPLYRQSRNPVREIQKPHPDNRFHPQASPVYPFVVTTYRLTEHFTAGGMSRWSPYLAELQPELFCEVSPELARLRGLHNGGWATVITARAAVETRVLVTDRMAPLRLGDRVIHQIGLPYHWGPNGYATGDAVNDLTAVALDPNAHIEEVKALTADIRPGRRPRGAARTELVRVTAERAGITESTGREI